One window from the genome of Ensifer canadensis encodes:
- a CDS encoding TfuA-like protein, with the protein MVDASEESPILVFLGPTLRLAEAEPVLDAIYLQPVAQGDILLAAHAFRPRAMVLIDGQFEDRPAVRHKEILWAMAQGIVVIGAASMGALRAAELNEFGMIGVGLIYRWYRRWRLAPDDAVAVHSGPPELGFLPLTDSLVDLQRTFASLMRGNFITASERGLLTTIARDMNFRERQLEAILRAAGCRAEKLKELRNEMVRQKRLDALLALQSARAIATKRNAARASTSWVATNTFVRDLEAGGIDSKLVNTYKLNP; encoded by the coding sequence ATGGTCGATGCGAGCGAGGAAAGTCCGATCCTGGTGTTTCTTGGTCCGACTCTTCGGTTGGCCGAGGCGGAGCCAGTTCTCGACGCCATCTACCTGCAGCCCGTCGCGCAAGGCGACATTCTGCTCGCCGCCCACGCATTCCGCCCGCGTGCGATGGTCCTGATCGACGGGCAATTCGAAGACAGGCCGGCTGTCCGACACAAGGAAATCCTCTGGGCGATGGCACAGGGGATCGTCGTGATCGGCGCTGCGAGCATGGGCGCACTCAGAGCGGCGGAACTCAACGAATTCGGGATGATCGGCGTGGGCCTGATCTACAGGTGGTATCGGCGCTGGCGGCTCGCTCCCGATGATGCCGTCGCCGTTCATTCGGGGCCGCCGGAGCTTGGCTTCCTTCCTTTGACGGACTCATTGGTAGATCTGCAGCGGACGTTCGCCAGCTTGATGCGCGGGAATTTCATAACGGCTTCCGAGCGCGGTTTGCTGACAACAATCGCGCGGGACATGAACTTTCGAGAGCGTCAGTTGGAAGCGATCTTGCGCGCTGCGGGGTGTCGGGCGGAGAAGCTCAAAGAGCTGCGGAATGAGATGGTGAGACAAAAAAGACTGGACGCGCTGCTTGCGCTGCAAAGCGCGCGAGCCATCGCGACGAAACGAAATGCGGCCCGTGCAAGCACCTCGTGGGTTGCGACGAATACCTTTGTTCGGGACCTTGAGGCGGGCGGCATTGACTCAAAATTAGTAAACACTTATAAATTGAATCCTTAA
- a CDS encoding YcaO-like family protein, whose translation MLATFRGRIIADLGKPLSQLAGPEVDDRCLRAILPLCRRARITRLGDLTGLDRIGLPVVQTVRPAALSEVTSLGRGLATASAAVGAIMESLERFYAEAIPPERVFLATADELKIVGGLFENLLVPGRRGTWRETTIPWITGIDVATGRTQPVPLELVHTCYTDPPPAHDGLFTRTTTGLACHMTVVGAFLHGLFECIERDAVARAFATHGFFDRMRISPFGLGDSVDHILSVAGKHDISIGLWLAPSPAKVPVVWCQSIETGRGEPILALPTEGYAAGPSVEAAASSAMLEAVSARAGAISGARDDQTREHYRRSTDAVVEKARQLILGGAFGTPHPAIEAPAICDLGSLVDGVTSAGLGPILAVPVGADAETGVQCIRAILPGALPFSILR comes from the coding sequence ATGCTCGCAACCTTTCGCGGCCGTATCATTGCCGACCTCGGCAAACCCCTGTCGCAGCTCGCAGGTCCCGAAGTGGACGATCGATGCCTGCGTGCAATTCTGCCGCTCTGTCGGCGCGCGCGCATAACCCGCCTCGGTGATCTGACCGGGCTTGACCGGATCGGGCTGCCGGTGGTGCAGACCGTTCGACCCGCCGCCCTGTCTGAAGTCACTTCGCTCGGGCGAGGTCTTGCCACGGCAAGCGCGGCAGTGGGGGCGATCATGGAATCGCTGGAGCGCTTCTACGCTGAAGCCATCCCGCCGGAGCGGGTGTTTCTCGCCACGGCCGATGAGCTCAAGATCGTCGGGGGCCTGTTTGAAAATCTTCTGGTGCCTGGCCGCCGGGGGACCTGGCGGGAAACGACGATACCGTGGATCACCGGCATCGATGTGGCGACAGGTCGGACGCAGCCGGTTCCGCTGGAACTTGTTCACACCTGCTACACGGATCCGCCGCCCGCCCATGATGGCTTGTTCACGCGTACGACCACGGGTCTTGCCTGTCACATGACCGTCGTCGGCGCGTTTCTGCATGGACTGTTCGAATGCATCGAACGCGACGCCGTCGCGCGCGCTTTCGCCACCCACGGCTTCTTTGATCGAATGCGAATTTCGCCGTTCGGGCTGGGTGACAGCGTTGATCACATACTGTCTGTCGCCGGCAAGCACGATATATCCATTGGTCTTTGGCTCGCCCCTTCGCCGGCAAAAGTTCCAGTCGTCTGGTGCCAGTCGATCGAGACGGGCCGGGGCGAGCCCATCCTTGCTCTTCCGACGGAGGGTTATGCGGCGGGGCCGAGCGTCGAGGCGGCGGCGTCAAGCGCAATGCTCGAAGCCGTGTCAGCACGCGCAGGGGCGATATCGGGTGCACGCGATGATCAAACCCGGGAGCATTATAGACGAAGCACCGATGCTGTCGTTGAGAAGGCCCGCCAGCTCATTCTTGGTGGCGCATTCGGGACGCCACACCCGGCAATCGAAGCGCCCGCAATCTGCGATCTCGGATCGCTTGTCGACGGGGTCACATCTGCCGGGCTGGGACCCATATTAGCAGTGCCCGTCGGAGCGGACGCTGAAACGGGAGTTCAGTGCATAAGGGCCATCCTTCCCGGAGCCCTTCCTTTTTCGATTTTACGGTGA